In Melanotaenia boesemani isolate fMelBoe1 chromosome 18, fMelBoe1.pri, whole genome shotgun sequence, the following proteins share a genomic window:
- the LOC121628457 gene encoding extensin-like: MDFLRLLLLCQLLVGRCQIKAYQFGSAEKHGEDVFSASEPWFPVEPVYPIGGPVDSSYPPKLPQNYGSLQPLPVEPVYPIGGPVDPSYPPKLPQNYGSLQPFPVEPLYPIGGPVDSSYSPKLPQNYGPLQPLPVEPVYPIEGPVDSRYPLKLPQNYGPLQPLPVLPVNPSHHSKMAQHSQYPPFPVKIQHSKGSQVQPRSTIHLEAERMEPMHHSRSLVGFGEFHVPPKHVPLPEQPHYKAKQPGEGFKWPHKPRYMAKHLSQKQVL, encoded by the exons ATGGATTTTTTGAG attgTTGCTGTTGTGCCAACTATTGGTTGGAAGGTGTCAAATAAAAG CCTACCAATTTGGATCTGCTGAGAAACATGGAGAAGATGTGTTCAGTGCCTCTGAACCCTGGTTTCCTGTGGAGCCAGTATATCCAATAGGAGGACCAGTGGATTCTAGCTACCCACCCAAGCTGCCTCAGAATTATGGATCCCTCCAGCCACTTCCTGTGGAGCCAGTCTACCCAATAGGAGGACCTGTGGATCCTAGCTACCCTCCCAAGCTGCCTCAGAATTATGGATCCCTCCAGCCATTTCCTGTGGAGCCACTCTATCCAATAGGAGGTCCAGTGGATTCTAGCTACTCACCCAAGCTGCCTCAGAATTATGGACCCCTCCAGCCACTTCCTGTGGAGCCAGTCTATCCAATAGAAGGTCCAGTGGATTCTAGGTACCCACTCAAGCTGCCTCAGAATTATGGACCCCTCCAGCCACTTCCTGTGTTGCCAGTCAACCCTAGCCATCACTCTAAAATGGCTCAGCATTCTCAATACCCTCCATTTCCTGTAAAGATCCAACATTCAAAGGGGAGTCAGGTGCAGCCCAGATCCACAATTCATCTTGAGGCTGAGAGGATGGAACCCATGCATCATTCTCGTAGTCTAGTGGGGTTTGGAGAATTTCACGTGCCTCCAAAGCATGTTCCCTTGCCTGAGCAGCCACACTACAAAGCTAAGCAACCAGGTGAGGGTTTCAAGTGGCCTCACAAGCCCCGTTATATGGCCAAACATCTGTCCCAGAAGCAAGTGCTGTAA
- the LOC121628456 gene encoding early nodulin-75-like → MGFLLRLFLLSLFAIGDQVNPGNMDEKHGNKDLLAAGSEPNSTTSNPGDESLNGTGPFGSNDLTPKADEVKSYNLTVDYLPETETSKQNESETDLQHSFSNAEEQPPVVQSGDQSQQQPRAPQQPQRCPPKAKAPQEPTCPPQVLQQPICPSPLPPQPNLPLQAPQMPAVEQHGHWPYVHPYQQPHVYPPKWFQQYGTLPMWHQQHGSPSAWFHEPQKYDYPAMWPEIPYVPYHHSYPPQEPKHPVYPPQEPRYHHTLPPQEPSYHHALPPQEPQPRHAFHPEESWPRHAFPLKEGQPHHAFPPKEGQPHHAFPPKEGRPHHAFLPEEARTHHTLPPKEAQPHHTLPSEEGWHSHAFPPEEARPRHAFPPEEARPRHAFPPEEARHHYAFPPEESQHRAFPSKESQQQRYQPQEHFQHIYPPWVHPESQQYDFLNQRPQKRRYPAKRPGYPPKKPRYKVKWPANLNWMIRHQEK, encoded by the exons ATGGGGTTTCTTTTGAG ATTGTTTCTGTTGTCCTTGTTTGCCATTGGAGATCAAGTAAATC CTGGCAACATGGAtgagaaacatggaaataaagaCTTACTGGCTGCTGGCTCTGAACCAAATTCAACCACTTCTAACCCTGGAGACGAGTCTTTAAATGGCACTGGGCCATTTGGTAGCAATGATTTAACCCCGAAAGCAGATGAGGTGAAAAGCTACAACTTGACTGTTGATTATCTGCCTGAAActgaaacatcaaaacaaaacgAATCTGAGACAGATCTTCAGCATTCTTTTAGTAATGCTGAAGAACAGCCTCCTGTAGTACAATCTGGTGATCAATCCCAGCAGCAGCCAAGAGCACCACAGCAGCCACAAAGATGCCCACCTAAGGCCAAGGCGCCCCAGGAGCCTACATGTCCTCCCCAGGTACTCCAACAACCCATCTGTCCATCCCCTTTGCCACCACAGCCTAATCTGCCTCTGCAGGCACCCCAAATGCCTGCAGTTGAGCAACATGGCCACTGGCCCTATGTACACCCCTATCAGCAACCTCATGTTTACCCACCCAAGTGGTTCCAGCAGTATGGTACCCTGCCCATGTGGCACCAGCAGCATGGTTCCCCATCTGCATGGTTCCATGAGCCACAGAAGTATGATTATCCAGCAATGTGGCCAGAGATACCCTATGTGCCCTATCACCACAGTTACCCTCCTCAGGAGCCCAAGCATCCCGTTTACCCTCCCCAGGAGCCCCGGTACCATCATACTTTACCTCCCCAAGAGCCCAGTTACCACCATGCTTTACCTCCCCAGGAGCCCCAGCCCCGCCATGCTTTCCATCCTGAGGAGAGCTGGCCCCGCCACGCTTTCCCACTCAAGGAGGGCCAGCCCCACCACGCTTTCCCACCCAAGGAGGGCCAGCCCCACCACGCTTTCCCACCCAAGGAGGGCCGACCCCACCACGCTTTCCTGCCCGAGGAGGCCCGAACCCATCACACTCTCCCACCCAAGGAGGCCCAGCCCCATCACACTCTCCCATCTGAGGAGGGCTGGCACAGCCACGCTTTCCCGCCCGAGGAGGCCCGGCCCCGCCACGCTTTCCCGCCCGAGGAGGCCCGCCCCCGTCACGCTTTCCCGCCCGAGGAGGCCCGGCACCACTATGCTTTCCCTCCTGAGGAGTCTCAACACCGTGCTTTTCCATCCAAGGAATCCCAACAGCAGAGATACCAGCCACAGGAACATTTCCAGCACATTTACCCGCCGTGGGTGCACCCAGAATCTCAGCAGTATGACTTTCTGAATCAAAGACCTCAAAAACGACGCTACCCAGCCAAAAGGCCAGGCTACCCACCCAAGAAGCCACGTTACAAAGTTAAATGGCCAGCTAATCTGAATTGGATGATACGGCACCAAGAAAAGTAA
- the LOC121629027 gene encoding early nodulin-75-like isoform X2, whose product MADVIFFLKLFLLSLLAVGGHQVNAFSFGSADEHDNEEVVLDHSWPFVLESVFPVAHSTIGDYLSPQHQGFPSEMPQHELQVPPQHHGFLPKTEQHEPQMFPQHYGFQSQVPPQHPSFPPKMPPQQHEPQVPPQHHGFPPKMPQQHEPKVPPQHHGFPPKMPQQHEPQVPPQHHGFPPKMPQQHEPKVPPQHHGFPPKMPPQQHEPQVPPQYHGFPPKMPPQHEPKVPPQHHGFPPKMPPQQYEPQVPPQHHGFPPKMPPQQHEPKVPPQHHGFPPKMPPQQHEPKVPPQHHSFPPKMPPQQHEPQVPPQHHGFPPKMPPQQHEPKVPPQHHGFPPKMPPQQHEPKVPPQHHGFPPKMPPQQHEPQVPPQHHGFPPKMPPQQHEPQVPPQHHGFPPKMPPQQHEPQVPPQYHGFPPKMPPQHEPKVPPQHHGFPPKMPPQQHEPQVPPQHHGFPPNMPQHHGFPPQVPPQHHGFPAKIPQQHVPPQHHGFLPRVRPQHHSFPPKVPQHKHRVPPQHHNFPPKVPPQHHGFLPKMPPQHEPQVPPQHRSFLPKMPPQHEPQVPPQHHGFLPKMPPQHEPQVPPQHHSFSQKMPPQDHSFPPNMPPQHELQVPPQHHSFLPNMPPQHELQVPPQHHSFPPSMPPQHHSFPPEVLPQHKPQVPPQHHSFPPKVLPQHHGFPPKVQQEHEPQVSPQQQSYKARRTGVFKVPHKPQLMAKPQMQNKQHYWSKQLRAP is encoded by the exons ATGGCAGACGTGATTTTTTTCCTGAA GCTATTCCTGCTGTCCCTGCTAGCTGTTGGGGGACATCAAGTAAATG CCTTCAGTTTTGGATCTGCTGACGAACATGACAATGAAGAGGTGGTGCTGGACCATTCTTGGCCATTTGTCCTTGAATCCGTTTTTCCTGTTGCTCACTCTACAATAGGGGATTACTTATCCCCTCAGCACCAGGGTTTCCCATCTGAGATGCCGCAGCATGAGCTCCAGGTACCCCCTCAACACCACGGCTTCCTGCCCAAGACTGAGCAGCATGAGCCCCAAATGTTTCCTCAGCACTATGGCTTCCAGTCCCAGGTTCCCCCTCAGCACCCCAGCTTCCCACCCAAG ATGCCGCCGCAGCAGCATGAGCCCCAGGTTCCCCCTCAGCACCATGGCTTCCCACCCAAGATGCCGCAGCAGCATGAGCCCAAG GTTCCCCCTCAGCACCATGGCTTCCCGCCAAAGATGCCACAGCAGCATGAGCCCCAG GTGCCCCCTCAGCACCATGGCTTCCCGCCCAAGATGCCGCAGCAGCATGAGCCCAAGGTGCCCCCTCAGCACCACGGCTTCCCGCCCAAGATGCCGCCGCAGCAGCATGAGCCCCAGGTGCCCCCTCAGTACCATGGCTTCCCACCCAAGATGCCGCCGCAGCATGAGCCCAAGGTTCCCCCTCAGCACCATGGCTTCCCGCCCAAGATGCCGCCACAGCAGTATGAGCCCCAGGTGCCCCCTCAGCACCACGGCTTCCCGCCCAAGATGCCGCCGCAGCAGCATGAGCCCAAGGTTCCCCCTCAGCACCACGGCTTCCCGCCCAAGATGCCGCCGCAGCAGCATGAGCCCAAGGTTCCCCCTCAGCACCACAGCTTCCCGCCCAAGATGCCGCCGCAGCAGCATGAGCCCCAGGTGCCCCCTCAGCACCACGGCTTCCCGCCCAAGATGCCGCCGCAGCAGCATGAGCCCAAGGTTCCCCCTCAGCACCACGGCTTCCCGCCCAAGATGCCGCCGCAGCAGCATGAGCCCAAGGTTCCCCCTCAGCACCACGGCTTCCCGCCCAAGATGCCGCCGCAGCAGCATGAGCCCCAGGTGCCCCCTCAGCACCACGGCTTCCCGCCCAAGATGCCGCCGCAGCAGCATGAGCCCCAGGTGCCCCCTCAGCACCACGGCTTCCCGCCCAAGATGCCGCCGCAGCAGCATGAGCCCCAGGTGCCCCCTCAGTACCATGGCTTCCCGCCCAAGATGCCGCCGCAGCATGAGCCCAAGGTTCCCCCTCAGCACCATGGCTTCCCGCCCAAGATGCCGCCGCAGCAGCATGAGCCCCAG GTGCCCCCTCAGCACCATGGCTTTCCACCCAACATGCCACAGCATCACGGCTTCCCACCTCAGGTCCCCCCTCAGCACCATGGCTTCCCAGCCAAGATACCGCAGCAGCATGTGCCCCCTCAGCACCACGGTTTCCTGCCCCGGGTGCGACCACAGCACCACAGCTTTCCGCCCAAGGTGCCGCAGCACAAGCACAGGGTACCACCTCAGCACCACAACTTCCCGCCAAAG GTGCCCCCTCAGCACCACGGCTTCCTACCCAAGATGCCACCTCAGCACGAGCCCCAGGTGCCCCCTCAGCACCGCAGCTTCCTACCCAAGATGCCACCTCAGCACGAACCCCAGGTGCCCCCTCAGCACCACGGCTTCCTACCCAAGATGCCACCTCAGCACGAGCCCCAG GTGCCCCCTCAGCACCACAGTTTCTCTCAGAAGATGCCGCCTCAGGACCACAGCTTCCCTCCCAATATGCCGCCTCAGCACGAACTCCAGGTGCCCCCTCAGCACCACAGCTTCCTTCCCAATATGCCGCCTCAGCACGAACTCCAGGTGCCCCCTCAGCACCACAGCTTCCCTCCCAGTATGCCACCTCAGCACCACAGCTTCCCTCCCGAGGTGCTGCCTCAGCACAAACCCCAGGTGCCCCCTCAGCACCATAGCTTCCCTCCCAAG GTGCTCCCTCAGCACCACGGCTTCCCGCCTAAGGTGCAGCAGGAGCACGAGCCCCAGGTGTCCCCTCAGCAGCAAAGCTACAAGGCCAGGAGAACTGGTGTCTTCAAGGTGCCCCATAAACCACAACTCATGGCTAAACCACAGATGCAAAACAAGCAACACTACTGGTCAAAGCAACTTCGG GCACCTTAA
- the LOC121629027 gene encoding extensin-like isoform X1, translated as MADVIFFLKLFLLSLLAVGGHQVNAFSFGSADEHDNEEVVLDHSWPFVLESVFPVAHSTIGDYLSPQHQGFPSEMPQHELQVPPQHHGFLPKTEQHEPQMFPQHYGFQSQVPPQHPSFPPKMPPQQHEPQVPPQHHGFPPKMPQQHEPKVPPQHHGFPPKMPQQHEPKVPPQHHGFPPKMPPQQHEPQVPPQYHGFPPKMPPQHEPKVPPQHHGFPPKMPPQQYEPQVPPQHHGFPPKMPPQQHEPKVPPQHHGFPPKMPPQQHEPKVPPQHHSFPPKMPPQQHEPQVPPQHHGFPPKMPPQQHEPKVPPQHHGFPPKMPPQQHEPKVPPQHHGFPPKMPPQQHEPQVPPQHHGFPPKMPPQQHEPQVPPQHHGFPPKMPPQQHEPQVPPQYHGFPPKMPPQHEPKVPPQHHGFPPKMPPQQHEPQVPPQHHGIPPKMPPQQHEPKVPPQHHGFPPKMPPQQHEPKVPPQHHGFPPKMPPQQHEPQVPPQHHGFPPKMPPQQHEPQVPPQYHGFPPKMPPQHEPKVPPQHHGFPPKMPPQQHEPQVPPQHHGFPPKMPPQQHEPQVPPQHHGFPPKMPHQHEPKVPPQHHGFPPKMPQQHEPQVPPQHHGFPPNMPQHHGFPPQVPPQHHGFPAKIPQQHVPPQHHGFLPRVRPQHHSFPPKVPQHKHRVPPQHHNFPPKVPPQHHGFLPKMPPQHEPQVPPQHRSFLPKMPPQHEPQVPPQHHGFLPKMPPQHEPQVPPQHHSFSQKMPPQDHSFPPNMPPQHELQVPPQHHSFLPNMPPQHELQVPPQHHSFPPSMPPQHHSFPPEVLPQHKPQVPPQHHSFPPKVLPQHHGFPPKVQQEHEPQVSPQQQSYKARRTGVFKVPHKPQLMAKPQMQNKQHYWSKQLRAP; from the exons ATGGCAGACGTGATTTTTTTCCTGAA GCTATTCCTGCTGTCCCTGCTAGCTGTTGGGGGACATCAAGTAAATG CCTTCAGTTTTGGATCTGCTGACGAACATGACAATGAAGAGGTGGTGCTGGACCATTCTTGGCCATTTGTCCTTGAATCCGTTTTTCCTGTTGCTCACTCTACAATAGGGGATTACTTATCCCCTCAGCACCAGGGTTTCCCATCTGAGATGCCGCAGCATGAGCTCCAGGTACCCCCTCAACACCACGGCTTCCTGCCCAAGACTGAGCAGCATGAGCCCCAAATGTTTCCTCAGCACTATGGCTTCCAGTCCCAGGTTCCCCCTCAGCACCCCAGCTTCCCACCCAAG ATGCCGCCGCAGCAGCATGAGCCCCAGGTTCCCCCTCAGCACCATGGCTTCCCACCCAAGATGCCGCAGCAGCATGAGCCCAAG GTGCCCCCTCAGCACCATGGCTTCCCGCCCAAGATGCCGCAGCAGCATGAGCCCAAGGTGCCCCCTCAGCACCACGGCTTCCCGCCCAAGATGCCGCCGCAGCAGCATGAGCCCCAGGTGCCCCCTCAGTACCATGGCTTCCCACCCAAGATGCCGCCGCAGCATGAGCCCAAGGTTCCCCCTCAGCACCATGGCTTCCCGCCCAAGATGCCGCCACAGCAGTATGAGCCCCAGGTGCCCCCTCAGCACCACGGCTTCCCGCCCAAGATGCCGCCGCAGCAGCATGAGCCCAAGGTTCCCCCTCAGCACCACGGCTTCCCGCCCAAGATGCCGCCGCAGCAGCATGAGCCCAAGGTTCCCCCTCAGCACCACAGCTTCCCGCCCAAGATGCCGCCGCAGCAGCATGAGCCCCAGGTGCCCCCTCAGCACCACGGCTTCCCGCCCAAGATGCCGCCGCAGCAGCATGAGCCCAAGGTTCCCCCTCAGCACCACGGCTTCCCGCCCAAGATGCCGCCGCAGCAGCATGAGCCCAAGGTTCCCCCTCAGCACCACGGCTTCCCGCCCAAGATGCCGCCGCAGCAGCATGAGCCCCAGGTGCCCCCTCAGCACCACGGCTTCCCGCCCAAGATGCCGCCGCAGCAGCATGAGCCCCAGGTGCCCCCTCAGCACCACGGCTTCCCGCCCAAGATGCCGCCGCAGCAGCATGAGCCCCAGGTGCCCCCTCAGTACCATGGCTTCCCGCCCAAGATGCCGCCGCAGCATGAGCCCAAGGTTCCCCCTCAGCACCATGGCTTCCCGCCCAAGATGCCGCCGCAGCAGCATGAGCCCCAGGTGCCCCCTCAGCACCACGGCATCCCGCCCAAGATGCCGCCGCAGCAGCATGAGCCCAAGGTTCCCCCTCAGCACCACGGCTTCCCGCCCAAGATGCCGCCGCAGCAGCATGAGCCCAAGGTTCCCCCTCAGCACCACGGCTTCCCGCCCAAGATGCCGCCGCAGCAGCATGAGCCCCAGGTGCCCCCTCAGCACCACGGCTTCCCGCCCAAGATGCCGCCGCAGCAGCATGAGCCCCAGGTGCCCCCTCAGTACCATGGCTTCCCGCCCAAGATGCCGCCGCAGCATGAGCCCAAGGTTCCCCCTCAGCACCATGGCTTCCCGCCCAAGATGCCGCCGCAGCAGCATGAGCCCCAGGTGCCCCCTCAGCACCACGGCTTCCCGCCCAAGATGCCGCCGCAGCAGCATGAGCCCCAGGTGCCCCCTCAGCACCACGGCTTCCCGCCCAAGATGCCCCATCAGCATGAGCCCAAGGTTCCCCCTCAGCAC CACGGCTTCCCGCCCAAGATGCCACAGCAGCATGAGCCCCAG GTGCCCCCTCAGCACCATGGCTTTCCACCCAACATGCCACAGCATCACGGCTTCCCACCTCAGGTCCCCCCTCAGCACCATGGCTTCCCAGCCAAGATACCGCAGCAGCATGTGCCCCCTCAGCACCACGGTTTCCTGCCCCGGGTGCGACCACAGCACCACAGCTTTCCGCCCAAGGTGCCGCAGCACAAGCACAGGGTACCACCTCAGCACCACAACTTCCCGCCAAAG GTGCCCCCTCAGCACCACGGCTTCCTACCCAAGATGCCACCTCAGCACGAGCCCCAGGTGCCCCCTCAGCACCGCAGCTTCCTACCCAAGATGCCACCTCAGCACGAACCCCAGGTGCCCCCTCAGCACCACGGCTTCCTACCCAAGATGCCACCTCAGCACGAGCCCCAG GTGCCCCCTCAGCACCACAGTTTCTCTCAGAAGATGCCGCCTCAGGACCACAGCTTCCCTCCCAATATGCCGCCTCAGCACGAACTCCAGGTGCCCCCTCAGCACCACAGCTTCCTTCCCAATATGCCGCCTCAGCACGAACTCCAGGTGCCCCCTCAGCACCACAGCTTCCCTCCCAGTATGCCACCTCAGCACCACAGCTTCCCTCCCGAGGTGCTGCCTCAGCACAAACCCCAGGTGCCCCCTCAGCACCATAGCTTCCCTCCCAAG GTGCTCCCTCAGCACCACGGCTTCCCGCCTAAGGTGCAGCAGGAGCACGAGCCCCAGGTGTCCCCTCAGCAGCAAAGCTACAAGGCCAGGAGAACTGGTGTCTTCAAGGTGCCCCATAAACCACAACTCATGGCTAAACCACAGATGCAAAACAAGCAACACTACTGGTCAAAGCAACTTCGG GCACCTTAA